The DNA segment ACCGGCATCCTGCGAGTTTTCTTAGTATTTTTGCTTTTGTGTAGCTCCGTAGTAAATGGGGGAACAGATGCCTTTCTTTCTATGATGGATTCCATTCTACTTATGGTTTCCTGTGTTGCTTATTTTGCACCCTTTTACTAAAAAGGTCCAATTTTGCATACACGGCTGTGCCCATTTGGCGTACGAATAAACAAAActaacataaatttaaaaaactcaAAGATAAATTAGGcgcaaaaaaaaattaggaattAGGAACCTCCAGGCAGAACAGAATTGACATAAGTAACAGTTCTAATTGGTTAACCATTAAACCATCCCTTCCCAGGCAGATAATATTCAGCTGCATTAGGAATTATGGACAGTATATGGGTTAATTGCCTCAtagaggtgatcaggctctatggGCATGTAGCAATCTCATGGGACTGCATTTACTGGGCCATTATATGTACactttttctttatctttttgtTTAAATGAATTTGAAGGATATATGATAATCACAAGGTTCTCCCTGCTTCAACCGCTAACAATCAACTTATCTGTAGAGTAACCTGGAAgtgcttaaagaaaacctgtcaccaaaattttacccctcacatcaGTAATATCTGCTGGTAAAAGGTTAAAAATCCTCCCCATACcacctaaaatgatctgcctctgagacactgtaccttaattacaacaAATCAAAGTCaatttctgaatagaagagtgATGTTTGCTCCAGGCTACCATTAAACCACACCTTCTTTTGATTGATAGCTTAGTGTCTCTTTAAATCTCTTTATACCTCAGACTTGAAGTCTTTTCCCTGTCCACTTCctttccttaccagaatgctgtccctctcactgcatgggtGAATTTAGCAATGACCATTCATTCCCTTCTCATCATTTTAGGATCCAAGTAGCATTGGGCGGAGCCAtcatagacaaaggcagaaaaagtttggggaacaaTTTCATTGGTAGGAGGAGGCAGATTTTAACTGGTCCAAAACATTGAAGATAATAGCCCAGCTATAGATTTATGCTTAATTCACATAAACATTGAGcaggaaattatttttttttctagatttaaACTGGGACACCTGCGCTGTAATTTTTAACAAGTTTATTGTGACCGCtcttgataacaggttcccttcaattGAGTACTCCCATGTTAAAAAGCAGCCTTTCATGGTTTACATTGGAATATGATGGTGTATGCGATGGCAGGTAGTGGGGCGGTTGTATGTCTTTTCTGTAAGTCAAATTCTTTTGATTCCATCACAGCACCACTATAAAGTTAGTCACTTATTATATGCTTAGTCAAATCAAATGGCTTTCAATGTATTAAACAGAGGGAGATGGACTTTGTAGCCACTTTCCACTCTGATTAACTAATAAAAGTGATGACTGAGGAACTTCCCACTGTATATCCAGAAAGCTCCCTTTGCAGAGAATTGAAATGCGTTTCTAAACAAGACACCCCTTTGTGAGATTTTACCTAACAAATTTCATGAAAAGTGGTAAACTAAAAGATatatgcaaaatggaaaaagaaatcaataaaagaaACCCAGGTTCTTTATAAAATTGGTTTGCTTCATATATTGTACGTAGAACACATTGAACTATTTACCTCAATAACATTACACTGATAAAAATAATACCTCCTTTATAAATTAGGACACCATTTACTTTGAAATGTAGTTTGATATTGAACGTCAGTCTAAAAGAACATGTATGTACAAAACTTCCCATTGAAGAGCAATGTACGGTAGAAGGAAAATCATATATCTTACATACTGGCCAACTGTGATCCATAAAAGTCCACAAATCTCTTGGAGACACAGGAATAGTTACACATTGTATCTCTGTGATCACTATTCATATAATATGTGACTCCCTGTGCACCATAGATAGAATGTGCTCCTGGTGTCACAGAGTTTtaccatttttaaaatgtaaggggaaccgaaaaacaaaaataatccaTCAGGGCAGATTTACCCATCTGTACACAACTGAAATTTGTGGTGATTAGACATTTTACACAACTTGCACATCAAAAGGTTGTGGCCTCACCATAGACGGTTCCTGGGTTGCTCTAAAATGTAGCATATTTTAATGACATGAAAAAAGTAACAGATAGGAGGTGCAAGGatagacagtcttaaactacaGCATATCTGTCTGCCCCAATATACTTAGAGACAACTACTGTAGTAAATGGCAAGTATTGTAATTCATTGTATTCCAATGACATAAGGTGCAGTAAGTGAGCATCAAGAGTTCTCAGCATGTAAAATGTATATGTCAGAAGTGATAATTCTCATACTAAACCTCAAAAGGTAATATTGTCCATTTGTTCTTTATAAAcaataaaattctaaaaaaatatattatgtatatttacaCACACTGTGAAATCCTAATAATGAACAATATATACATCTATTATTTATGCAGCCGAACTCATAAAGAAGCCATCTGTGCCAAAGACAGCTTAAAAAGCTGTGCCTGATTGGCCAGTTCAGTCACACGGTCCACCATTTCCTGTAATGATGCGGCACTTGGATAGTTcagggcggccatcttagtgGCCAATACAATATTTTTAAGTAATTCGCACAGCTGGTTACTGGAATTCATCAGtctatggcagatttcctttgtgGCGATTTGTCTGGAGAGAGTGTCGCCAATAAATACTAGTTTGTGagcactcaggataacaaatttgCTGTGTGCAACAAAAATTCTGGGTGGTTGAGCTGTGCTCATGCAATTGAAGAAGGCGTCGATTGAGTTAAGGAGGGAGATGAAGAGGGTCTCACACTGGTCGGAGTAGAAAGACAGTAGTTGCTTATCTGGAGGAGACAGAGTGCTGTTTTCAACAGGAATGCTGTGAGGTGACTTCCACTTTGAGATATCATTTTCCATTGGTGTGGTAATCTCCTGCTCCAGCTGCTGGAACTGACTCAGCTGTAACACAGATAATGAAAAACATGAGCTTTACTTTCTAAAAATAGTAGCTAGcggaaaaaaagggggaaaaaaaaaagcaggaagGCTTACCTGATGCTGTTCTAGCTGTGGTTTCCCTTGCTTCATAATATTCTCCTTCTCTAGAAGTTCTCTCTGGTGACGTTCAAATTCTTCTTTACCCTAGATTTCAAAAAGTCCATAAATATTAGTCAGCACGTAATGGAAATACCAAACCACACTACAATCTTCTATATATAGAAAGACTGCAACTCTTAAAAAATGTGCACGTTATCTAGGGAAATAAAATCTGTAAACCTCATTTACTTCTTATATGTATTACAGGCAGACATAACATGGTTTCCCATTTAAAAGGTAGCAGCCAGTGAGCCATCCCACTATTACCACCCCACCATTATGGCACAAAATGCATATTTGGTTGAATACTAGTGAAATGAAAATGTTGGGAAATAAACGGCCATCACTTTTTATGAACAAATCAGCATATTTgccttagactacattcacatgaacgtgtgcccgccgtaccgtagcaatgtgggcacacgtcggcgcccgGGAGAGTTCAGCTGCCCCTCTCTATAGTTATGTATGGCGCACAACGCCGTATttcagggaaagataggacatgtcctatctctctaccgggctccgtgcgcccattgccgtctatgggggacgtaaatatggcgtatatacgtccgctgtatatacttcccccataaggcCATGTAAATGTGGCCTTAGTTTTATCAGTTGTGCAGAATTATAAAATGGGCTAAAAAGTGCTTTTTGGTGGCCTTTCTAAAAGaaaaaacacctttttttttacatttgcaaggtgtttttttttaattcagtcaTTTTTTAACTACCATATAAAAGCATGCTGGATAAAGTTGTGAGGGATACCCTCAGCATGCTGAAGAGAGAGCCAAATACAGTTTGGTTACCTGGAGGTGGACGTAATCATAGTCATCCATCCAGCTTCTTATTGATCCTTCCCGAATCTTTAAATGTGGACTTTGCTCTTTTCCTATCTGTTGCAATGGTTGAACAACATCTGCCTGTACCATCTTAGTGCTGCTATATGTAATGTCAGAGTTACTGTTGATGGTGTCTGCTGGTTTGGGGTTTTGAAGATTTGTCGGTTTAAATAAAAGTTCTGAATTATTACTGATAGTGGTGGTTAACTGCTTAGCATCATCTACAATAGTCCTAGCCACCATGACAAATCTTTCTAGACTGTCACATTTATTGGCTGCTTTATTGTAGGAGAGGACATTGATAGACCAGTTGCAGTTGTTGAGGTCTTGGCTGGTCTGAGACAAGATCTGGTGAGAATCTTCCAGTCTCTGCAGTTCTCTTTTCATTTTATTATAAAGACCAGGCTCTGAAACAAAAGAGGCATTTATTGTAGCTCCTTTTGAGAATTGGAGAAAGTCATACGAAGACTGCTGTACTTTGTCTACAGCAGAATGTATCTCATTTATATGTTTTTCCATGTGACCATATGAACGCCACTCTGCATTTACAAAAGTCAATAACTTAGACGCAGATGTTTCCAACAGTTGTTGCAGTCTCAAAAGCAATTCTATGGCAGAATCTAGATTCATTGAGAGTTTCTTGTCTTGAGAAGGTGAAGGTACCAAAGACGATTCCTTG comes from the Engystomops pustulosus chromosome 5, aEngPut4.maternal, whole genome shotgun sequence genome and includes:
- the NEDD9 gene encoding enhancer of filamentation 1 isoform X1; the encoded protein is MKYKNLMARALYDNVPECAEELSFRKGDILTVIEQNTGGLEGWWLCSLHGRQGIAPGNRLKLLIGPVSDASKHDLPKQEASPQSCYQHQIYQVPQSALQDSVYQVPPSHHNAAMLKAFRGPDLQDLKQAPQFVESLDGSPGAKALTPIRMGQGYGYEPSPKGQANVYDTPPARPQGVYDVPPSAKNNMYLSPVREQGIYDVPPSQGVYNILPSAKDNTYDFPSPMKPRPEATYDTLPPSSKTCQEHLKKLNGFSQCHSEVTSRAGSVYDFPRNQLSQTALDDYDFPRGAHFSDDTGSDDQEAIYDFPPQVQQDCKRMQDVTDGVNRLSFSSTGSTRSNMSTSSTTSKESSLVPSPSQDKKLSMNLDSAIELLLRLQQLLETSASKLLTFVNAEWRSYGHMEKHINEIHSAVDKVQQSSYDFLQFSKGATINASFVSEPGLYNKMKRELQRLEDSHQILSQTSQDLNNCNWSINVLSYNKAANKCDSLERFVMVARTIVDDAKQLTTTISNNSELLFKPTNLQNPKPADTINSNSDITYSSTKMVQADVVQPLQQIGKEQSPHLKIREGSIRSWMDDYDYVHLQGKEEFERHQRELLEKENIMKQGKPQLEQHQLSQFQQLEQEITTPMENDISKWKSPHSIPVENSTLSPPDKQLLSFYSDQCETLFISLLNSIDAFFNCMSTAQPPRIFVAHSKFVILSAHKLVFIGDTLSRQIATKEICHRLMNSSNQLCELLKNIVLATKMAALNYPSAASLQEMVDRVTELANQAQLFKLSLAQMASL
- the NEDD9 gene encoding enhancer of filamentation 1 isoform X2, whose amino-acid sequence is MARALYDNVPECAEELSFRKGDILTVIEQNTGGLEGWWLCSLHGRQGIAPGNRLKLLIGPVSDASKHDLPKQEASPQSCYQHQIYQVPQSALQDSVYQVPPSHHNAAMLKAFRGPDLQDLKQAPQFVESLDGSPGAKALTPIRMGQGYGYEPSPKGQANVYDTPPARPQGVYDVPPSAKNNMYLSPVREQGIYDVPPSQGVYNILPSAKDNTYDFPSPMKPRPEATYDTLPPSSKTCQEHLKKLNGFSQCHSEVTSRAGSVYDFPRNQLSQTALDDYDFPRGAHFSDDTGSDDQEAIYDFPPQVQQDCKRMQDVTDGVNRLSFSSTGSTRSNMSTSSTTSKESSLVPSPSQDKKLSMNLDSAIELLLRLQQLLETSASKLLTFVNAEWRSYGHMEKHINEIHSAVDKVQQSSYDFLQFSKGATINASFVSEPGLYNKMKRELQRLEDSHQILSQTSQDLNNCNWSINVLSYNKAANKCDSLERFVMVARTIVDDAKQLTTTISNNSELLFKPTNLQNPKPADTINSNSDITYSSTKMVQADVVQPLQQIGKEQSPHLKIREGSIRSWMDDYDYVHLQGKEEFERHQRELLEKENIMKQGKPQLEQHQLSQFQQLEQEITTPMENDISKWKSPHSIPVENSTLSPPDKQLLSFYSDQCETLFISLLNSIDAFFNCMSTAQPPRIFVAHSKFVILSAHKLVFIGDTLSRQIATKEICHRLMNSSNQLCELLKNIVLATKMAALNYPSAASLQEMVDRVTELANQAQLFKLSLAQMASL